Proteins encoded together in one Pseudomonas sp. Seg1 window:
- a CDS encoding RNA methyltransferase, whose amino-acid sequence MADKRYSCIGLYNPKSPENVGSVMRAAGCYGVASVFYTGKRYERAADFVTDTKRVHYDIPLIGIDDLKKILPLNCVPVAVELVEGARPLPEYTHPDRALYIFGPEDGSLDKEIRDWCEDVVYIPTTGCMNLAATVNVVLYDRMAKGLNTRSGPKFR is encoded by the coding sequence GTGGCAGACAAACGTTACAGCTGCATTGGTTTGTACAACCCCAAGTCACCGGAGAACGTCGGTTCGGTGATGCGCGCCGCAGGCTGCTACGGCGTGGCGTCGGTGTTCTACACCGGCAAGCGCTATGAACGCGCCGCCGATTTCGTCACCGATACCAAACGCGTGCACTACGACATCCCGTTGATCGGCATCGATGATCTGAAAAAGATCCTCCCGCTCAACTGCGTGCCCGTCGCCGTGGAACTGGTCGAAGGCGCCCGTCCGTTGCCGGAATACACCCACCCTGATCGCGCGCTGTACATCTTCGGCCCCGAAGACGGCTCGCTGGACAAAGAGATTCGCGACTGGTGCGAAGACGTCGTGTACATCCCGACCACGGGCTGCATGAACCTCGCCGCCACGGTCAACGTCGTGCTCTACGACCGCATGGCCAAGGGCCTGAATACCCGCTCCGGGCCGAAATTCCGCTGA
- a CDS encoding YajD family HNH nuclease, translating to MSSSTPTNTSKLDRILADNQRDKEMGYRDKALKMYPHVCGRCTREFSGKRLSELTVHHRDHNHDNNPQDGSNWELLCLYCHDNEHSRYTDQQYFSEGSLSTPKIAKATHNPFAALAGLMKKED from the coding sequence ATGAGTTCGTCCACCCCAACCAACACGTCGAAGCTGGATCGCATCCTCGCCGACAACCAGCGCGACAAGGAAATGGGCTACCGCGACAAGGCCCTGAAGATGTATCCGCACGTCTGTGGCCGCTGCACCCGCGAGTTTTCCGGCAAGCGCCTGAGCGAACTGACCGTGCATCACCGCGACCACAACCACGACAACAACCCGCAGGACGGCTCGAACTGGGAGCTGTTGTGCCTGTACTGCCACGACAACGAGCACTCGCGCTACACCGACCAGCAGTATTTCAGCGAAGGCTCGCTGAGCACGCCGAAAATCGCCAAGGCAACGCACAACCCGTTCGCCGCGCTGGCCGGGTTGATGAAGAAAGAAGACTGA
- a CDS encoding cyclic nucleotide-binding domain-containing protein — translation MSEPTLLNNEIRDWLMDCGLFDQLQLADFAAASGYFSISTVAEGEAIFREGDAGSFMCILHTGQVAVQKTGADGQVITMATLRSGRAFGEMAVLDGERRSATCVAASNCQLLNLGKDSLEKMLNDAPKIAAKIIRALAVSLSKRLRMADGQLAAQQI, via the coding sequence ATGTCAGAACCCACCTTACTCAACAACGAAATTCGCGACTGGCTGATGGATTGCGGCCTGTTCGATCAATTGCAACTGGCCGATTTCGCAGCGGCATCCGGCTACTTCAGCATCAGCACCGTGGCTGAAGGCGAAGCGATTTTCCGCGAGGGCGATGCCGGCAGCTTCATGTGCATCCTCCACACCGGCCAGGTCGCCGTGCAGAAAACCGGCGCCGACGGCCAGGTCATCACCATGGCCACCCTGCGCAGTGGTCGGGCGTTCGGCGAAATGGCCGTGCTGGACGGCGAAAGGCGTTCTGCGACGTGCGTGGCAGCGAGCAATTGCCAACTGCTGAACCTGGGCAAGGACTCGCTGGAAAAAATGCTCAACGACGCGCCGAAGATCGCCGCCAAGATCATCCGCGCCCTCGCCGTCTCTCTCTCCAAACGCCTGCGCATGGCCGACGGCCAATTGGCGGCGCAGCAGATTTAA
- a CDS encoding S9 family peptidase, whose protein sequence is MPVSANVISAPIAHKAPGADPYAWLQERDTDAVLDYLKAENAYQEAQTADQAELRESLFEEIKGRILETDLSLPSPWGPYLYYTRTTAGDEYARHYRCPRPADDSLTLDESREQLLLDPNVLANGGFFSLGAFSISPDHQRLAYSVDASGDEIYTLFVKELANDKVSELEFEDCDGSMTWANDSLTLFFGVLDDTHRPHKLFRYRLDGTAAEEVFHEPDGRFFLHCYRASSEQQLLLSLGSKTTSEVWALDANQPQLPFACLAPRVEDHEYDVDHGLLDGVWTWFIRTNRDGINYALYQAPDTGVVPTEADWQQLIAHSDTVMLDGVSLNSEAMTLSLREGGLPIIEVHPHGVAPYRVQLPDAAYSLYVQNSLEFDSDRIRLRYEALNRPAQVRQLILASGEQTVLKETPVLGPFDADAYVSQRLWASAPDGTLVPISLVMKREMVGKPVPLYLYGYGAYGSSLDPWFSHARLSLLDRGMAFAIAHVRGGGELGEAWYRAGKQEHKHNTFSDFIACAEFLILNGITTAEKLAISGGSAGGLLIGAVLNQRPDLFGVAIAEVPFVDVLNTMLDPELPLTVTEYDEWGNPQEPEVYDRIKAYAPYENVSAQAYPATLVIAGYNDSRVQYWEAAKWVAKLRATKTDDNVLLLKTELGAGHGGMSGRYQGLRDVALEYAFVFKVLGIV, encoded by the coding sequence ATGCCCGTATCCGCCAACGTCATCAGTGCCCCGATTGCCCACAAGGCACCCGGCGCCGACCCGTATGCCTGGCTGCAGGAGCGTGACACCGACGCGGTGCTCGACTACCTCAAGGCTGAAAACGCTTACCAGGAAGCGCAAACCGCCGATCAGGCCGAGCTGCGCGAATCCCTGTTCGAAGAGATCAAGGGCCGGATTCTTGAAACCGACCTGTCCCTGCCCTCGCCGTGGGGCCCGTATCTGTATTACACGCGCACCACTGCCGGTGACGAATACGCCCGGCACTACCGCTGCCCGCGTCCGGCGGACGACAGCCTGACCCTCGATGAAAGCCGCGAGCAACTGTTGCTCGACCCGAACGTGCTGGCCAATGGCGGTTTCTTCTCGCTGGGCGCGTTCAGCATCAGCCCCGATCACCAGCGTCTGGCCTACAGCGTTGATGCCTCGGGCGATGAGATCTACACGCTGTTCGTCAAAGAACTGGCCAACGACAAAGTCAGCGAACTGGAGTTCGAAGACTGCGACGGCAGCATGACCTGGGCCAACGACAGCCTGACGCTGTTCTTCGGCGTCCTCGACGACACCCATCGCCCGCACAAACTGTTCCGCTACCGCCTCGACGGTACCGCTGCCGAAGAAGTTTTCCACGAGCCGGACGGGCGTTTCTTCCTGCACTGCTACCGCGCAAGCTCCGAACAGCAGTTGCTGCTGTCGCTGGGCAGCAAGACTACCAGCGAAGTCTGGGCGCTGGATGCCAACCAGCCGCAGCTGCCATTCGCTTGCCTGGCGCCACGGGTCGAGGATCACGAATACGACGTCGACCATGGCCTGCTCGATGGCGTATGGACATGGTTTATCCGCACCAACCGCGATGGCATCAACTACGCCCTGTATCAGGCGCCGGACACTGGCGTGGTGCCGACGGAGGCCGATTGGCAACAGCTGATCGCGCACAGCGACACGGTGATGCTCGACGGTGTGAGCCTCAACAGCGAGGCCATGACCCTGAGCCTGCGCGAAGGTGGCTTGCCGATCATCGAAGTTCACCCACACGGCGTGGCGCCTTATCGCGTGCAATTGCCGGACGCGGCCTACAGCCTCTACGTGCAAAACAGCCTGGAATTCGATAGCGACCGCATTCGTCTGCGCTATGAGGCGTTGAATCGCCCGGCTCAGGTCCGCCAATTGATACTGGCCAGCGGCGAACAGACCGTCCTGAAAGAAACCCCGGTACTCGGCCCGTTCGATGCCGACGCTTACGTCAGCCAACGCCTGTGGGCGAGCGCGCCGGACGGTACGCTGGTGCCGATCAGCCTGGTGATGAAACGCGAAATGGTCGGCAAACCGGTGCCGCTGTATCTCTATGGTTATGGCGCTTACGGTTCGAGCCTAGACCCGTGGTTTTCCCACGCACGTCTGAGTCTGCTCGATCGCGGTATGGCCTTCGCCATCGCCCACGTACGCGGTGGCGGTGAACTGGGTGAAGCCTGGTATCGCGCAGGCAAGCAGGAACACAAACACAATACTTTCAGCGACTTCATCGCGTGCGCCGAGTTTTTGATCCTCAACGGCATCACCACGGCGGAAAAACTGGCGATCAGCGGTGGCAGCGCCGGTGGTCTGTTGATCGGCGCGGTGCTCAACCAGCGCCCGGATCTGTTCGGTGTGGCGATTGCCGAAGTACCGTTTGTCGACGTCCTCAACACCATGCTCGACCCGGAGCTGCCGCTGACCGTCACTGAATACGACGAGTGGGGCAACCCGCAGGAACCGGAAGTCTATGATCGGATCAAGGCCTATGCACCGTACGAAAACGTCAGCGCTCAGGCGTATCCGGCAACGCTGGTGATCGCCGGCTACAACGACAGCCGCGTGCAGTACTGGGAAGCGGCCAAGTGGGTGGCAAAATTGCGCGCGACGAAGACCGACGACAATGTGCTGCTGCTCAAAACTGAATTGGGCGCCGGCCATGGCGGAATGAGCGGGCGTTATCAGGGATTACGTGACGTAGCGCTCGAATACGCATTTGTGTTCAAGGTTTTGGGCATCGTCTGA
- a CDS encoding MFS transporter, giving the protein MDTMTENDYLIAWGLYAFAAVGCLLVWMRLTTWMWRWLREPLRVLMAVLLFSPTIIDPVKEKVAPAIAITALDLAFKVGNNAWRAISDLFMYGMIAFGIYLIFVLIRFPIERASRARREQAEAAKAAARSEDRDDDQPFGGAGDDRYGRPPVPNNPQRMRVEPRL; this is encoded by the coding sequence ATGGACACCATGACCGAGAACGACTATCTGATCGCCTGGGGCCTCTACGCCTTTGCCGCTGTAGGCTGCCTGTTGGTATGGATGCGCCTGACCACCTGGATGTGGCGCTGGCTGCGCGAACCGTTGCGCGTGTTGATGGCGGTGTTGCTGTTCAGCCCCACCATCATCGATCCGGTGAAGGAAAAGGTTGCGCCGGCCATCGCCATCACCGCACTGGATCTGGCCTTCAAGGTCGGCAACAACGCTTGGCGCGCAATCTCCGATCTGTTCATGTACGGCATGATCGCTTTTGGCATTTACCTGATCTTCGTGTTGATCCGCTTCCCGATCGAGCGCGCTTCCAGAGCTCGCCGCGAACAGGCTGAAGCCGCCAAGGCAGCGGCCCGGTCAGAGGATCGAGACGACGATCAACCGTTCGGTGGTGCCGGTGATGATCGTTATGGTCGCCCGCCAGTGCCGAACAATCCGCAGCGCATGCGGGTCGAGCCGCGTCTGTAA